The Nicotiana sylvestris chromosome 6, ASM39365v2, whole genome shotgun sequence genomic sequence CAGAATACACCTGTTATGTTAAATTTCACTGGCACATTCATATATCAATATGAGCAGTGTATGGTAAAACCTCACCCGCACCACAGAAATACAATACTCTATCATTGTTAAGTAATAAATGAGGTGTTATTGACCATGGTTAGATGATAAAAGAGTATGCAGAATACACATGTTATGTTATTACTGGTGTTGGTGTGAAAACCATGTGCGAGTAAGTGCTTACTCGCATACATAAAATTTGTACATTTAACACATACATACTTTCTGTGAATCATTATTTGTCACTTATCTACAGTTATCAACAGttttagagggtgtttggctaagcttataagctggtcaaactggcttataagcactttttggcttatctacgcgtttggtaaaattaaaagtgtttataagttaagtgcttataagccaaaagccataagttggtctccccaactaattaaatttcagcttataagcattttaggtttgaccaaaatatttactattctatccctaaaatacttctttttaaaacaaaactcttcatATACTCAATTCTTTAACtgtttattattaatttcagcacttttatccaaacacgcaACTGCTTATTTTTAAATcagcttcagcacttaaaagtgtttttcagcacctaatgcttattagctactctaaatcagctaagccaaacgggctcttatTCTGTTTTATGCTTTGCATAATAATGGACGTGTGTGTACCTACTAATATATACTCCTGTTAGCCTGTTTCATATTACATAAACAAATGAAAACCAGAGAAACTAAACTACTTTTTTTGGGGACAAAATTATTAAGACTGTGTAAGCTTAAATATATTCAGGcctccatttcaatttagatgatCGCTTATCAAGACTCAAGCTGTATGAATTTGACCAACATTTTAAAATGTATTTTTTTATCATATTGACACAAGGAAAGTTGCAATTTACagtacttttaatatagttttTGAATACCAACATTCCGATTTTAAAATAATGAGTTGAACTAATCCAATTTAACTTTAAGTTTAGTTAAATTGACTCTCGATAAACAAAATGTGTCACCTAAATTGTAACAGAGGGAGTATTAACTTTTTCAATTACAAATATAGTTCGAGCCGAAAACAGTATTTAGATCCATAGAgtgaaataaagaaagaaaaaatatgtGTACCAGCAGTAACAAATCGCCTGTTGTATTGCATACGCTTGTGAGCACGTCCGCGTGGCTTCTTCTTCTTATCTTGCTTAGCAACCTTAGGTGTTTGCCCTCTCACTTTCCCGGCACGAGCTAATGATCC encodes the following:
- the LOC104241057 gene encoding small ribosomal subunit protein eS30z/eS30y/eS30x; the protein is MGKVHGSLARAGKVRGQTPKVAKQDKKKKPRGRAHKRMQYNRRFVTAVVGFGKKRGPNSSEK